Within Bacillota bacterium, the genomic segment CGGACGTTCCCTGCAGAATCTCGGGCTTGACGATCTGGACGTTGGGGAGCTCCACAGGTACATCCTCGAAGGAAGGGAGGCGGTGGCATGAGGGGCAGCAAGACGACTCGCAAGACGAAGATCATCGGCGCGGCTGTGGGCGACTGCGTTCACGTTGCGGGTGTATACAACTTCCTCAGACTTGCGGAGGCTCAGGGCTACGACACCGTGTTCCTGGGACCGGCGGTCCCCATTGAGAAGCTCGTCGGCGCCATCAAGCATGAAAGCCCTGCCGTGGTAGGTATAAGCTACAGGCTGACCCCCGAGGCGGCCGAGAGGCTGCTCTCGGAGCTCAAAGAGGTGTTGTCGCGAGAGGGGCTTCTCGGTCGGCGGTGCGGGTGCGGGCTGCGGTTCGCTTTCGGCGGAACTCCGCCAGTGGCGCGAGTGGCCGAGGCCACCGGCCTCTTCGAGCGCGTCTTTGACGGCACCGAGGATGACGAGGCCACAGTCAACTATCTTCGCAGCATCCGTGAGGGTTCCCCCGCTGCCACCGGTGCGGGTTCTGCCGCCGGCGCCGGCATCGGCGTGGGCTCCGCAATTGGTTTCTCCACCGGCTCCACACTCGACGAGGGGTCCGCGTCCGCGGATGCGCCTCCGAGTGCGACTTGGCCCAAGGACGTCGCCGGCCGGGACGGCGCGAGCCAGCTCTGGCCTGACAGCCTCGTCGAGCGTATCATGGCAAAGCATCCTTACCCGCTTATCCGTCACCATTTCGGCCTGCCCTCGCTCGAGGCTACCATCAAGGGCGCAAGGGAGCTTGCCGAGTCAAGGCTCCTAGATGTGATATCCATCGGCCCGGACCAAAACGCCCAGGAGAGCTTCTTCAGACCGGAGGAGATGGACCCCGGCCAGGATGGCGCGGGCGGAGTACCTGTGAGGGACGCGGACGATTTCAGGCGCATCTACGAGGCGTCGCGCACGGGCAACTACCCTCTCATGCGCTCGTACAGCGGGACTCGAGACCAGATCCGTATGGCGAGGATGCTCAAGGAGACGATCAACCTCGCGTGGGGCGCGGTGCCTCTCTTCTGGTACAACGTACTAGACGGCCGCAGCCCCAGGATGTTGGAAGAATCCATATCCGAGGCGCAGCGTGCGATGGCGTGGCACGCGAGCAACGAGATCCCGGTCGAAGTGAACGAGGCGCATCATTGGAGTCTGAGGGACGCGCCGGACAGCGTGGCGGTCGTCGCCGCCTATCTTGCCGCGTACAACGCCAAAGCCGCCGGGGTGCGCGACTATGTGGCGCAGTTCATGTTCAACACACCTCCGTCAACTTCGCCAGCGATGGATGTGGCGAAGATGCTTGCCAAGCTCGAGCTCATGTCCTCCCTCGAGGACGAGGGTTTTCGCGTCTGGCGGCAGACGAGGACGGGACTCCTCAGTTATCCCACGGACCTCGACGTAGCCAAGGGCCAGCTCGCGTCATCGGTGCTCGTGCAGATGGCCCTGAGGCCTCACATCGTGCACGTGGTGTCGTTCGTTGAGGCCGACCACGCCGCCACACCTGCGGACATCGTGGAGGCGGTCAAGATCGCCCGCGGCGCGATACGGCAGGGCCTGCTCGGGTTGCCTGACATGGCGAGCGACCCAAAGGTCGCGGCGCGCAAGAACGAGCTAGTGGCTGAGGCACGAGCCATACTTGACGCCATCCGCGAAATCGCGAGGCCGGGCTGCAACGACCCTTGGACCGATCCGGTCACTCTCGGCAGGGCGGTCAGGACCGGGCTGCTCGATGCGCCCCATCTCGCGGGAAACCCGGTGGGGCGCGGGAAGGTGGTCACGAGGATGATCGACGGCGCGTGCCGGGCGTGGGACCCGGGCTCCGACAGAGTGCTGCACGAGGAGGACAGAGTCCGGCGTCTGCTCGCGGAGGCCGTGGACGACATCGGAGCGGGCGCAGCATCGTAGATCTCGCTCTACATAGGCTAGTAGACAGCTATCGGAGAACAGCTATCGAAGAGAGGCCCCGGCCAGCCGGTCCGGGGTCTCTCTCTGGGCGCGTCTGTCAGGAGATCGTTGCCTGGGCCCCTCTCTCAGAAAGTCGCGGCGGGTAGCGTGGGCCTTGTAGCCTGCGACTTCCCTCACATCCTTCACACGGTCCGACACAGGATCATCCGACCCGACACAGGATCATCCGGCGACAACAGAAAATCAAATGCGGCACAGAAGGAATATCTACTTGTACCGTCGAATAGTGCTGATGCGCTCAGATACGCACACAATCAAACAAGAGCTGTGCGGCATCGAGACTGTGCGGCATCGAAAGCGGGTGCTCCAGCTTGGGGTGTTCCAGCTTGGTGCCCCGGCTATCATGCCGTGCGCGTGGCGGTGGGCGCGACGGCCGGCTCGTGTGCGGCAGTCTGCGTCTACTGTAACTGTATAGGATTCACATATCTGCAGCCGTGCCTGCAAAGGTGGAGGTTTGACGCGCGGTGCTGTCAGGCGAAAGACAGGTTCTCATTGCGGAGTACATCAGCTCGCGCGGAGCGGTGGGGGTCGACGAGATAGCAAGCAGGTTCGGTATCTCTCGAATGACCGCGCGCCGCGACCTGAAGGCCCTCGAGGACTCGGGAACGATTGTCCGCGTCCACGGGGGAGCCATGCTGAGAAGCGGAATCACGCGCGACGTGCCCTACCTTTCGAAGGTGAGTTCGCTTCCTGACGACAAGGCCCGAATCGCCGAAGCGGCGCTTGAACTCGTATCCGAAGGCGACGCAATCATCCTTGACGCGGGGTCAACCACCTTTGCGCTGGCGAAGAAGCTTCACACGTTCAAGGACCTGACGGTGGTCACGAACGACCTGAAGATTGCGGCCGAGCTAGCGGATTCACGGGGGATCAAGATGATCTGCACGGGAGGCGAAGTGCAACACAGCGTGTACAACATGATGGGGCCGGTAGCAGAGCGCATGGTTGCCTCTCTGCACGTGGACACCGCGTTCATCGGTTGTGACGCCGTCGACCCGGCAGGCGGGGTAATGACACGCAACATCAACAAGGTGCCTCTCAAGAGGGCCATGATCAGCGCGGCGTCAAGACCGGTGGTCTTGGCGGATCACAGCAAGTTCGGCCTCAGGGTCTTCGCCCAGGTCTGCTCCTTCGATGAATTGGCTGCGATAGTGACCGACGACAAGACCGACGCGACGATGCTTCGTGCCATTGAGGATTTGGGTGTGCGAGTCATGAGACCGGGGCACTCTTCTCAGCCTGGTCCAATGCGAGACGGCGCCACATCGGGGTGAACGCACGATGGTCAGGCTTTTCGCTGTTGCCGACGACTTGACGGGGGCGAACGCCACCGGCGCGCTTCTTGCTGCCGTGGGCTTTCGCGCTGCGACACTCATACCAGAGCGGTTCGACGCGCTGCCGCCGACTCCGCCGTACGATGCGCTCATCGTCTCCACTAACAGCCGTGCGCTCCCGGCCGACGAGGCGTACACACGGGTCCGCACGTGTTTCTCCCGGTTCAAGGGAAAAGGCGCATCGCAGTTCAGCAAGAGGATAGATACCACTCTCCGCGGCAACGTGGCAGCCGAGATAGATGCCGCGCTCGATGAACTGGACGATGTTGAGATGGCGGTCGTGGTGCCCGCCTTTCCAAAATCCGGCCGGATCACCGTCGGCGGTTACCAGATAGTCAACGGGATCCCTCTCGAGAAAACGCCAGTGGCGCAAGATCCACGAACGCCTGTCTCGAAGTCCCACGTCCCGTCTCTGATCCAAGAGGGAACGCGCCGCAAGGTCGCGAGCATCGAGCTTGGGGACGTGCTGCGCGGATGGGAAAGCATCCACAGGCGCATGGTTGAGGCTCGCTCCTCCGGTGCTCAGGTAGTCGTGGTTGATGCCACGACCGACGACGAGATCTCGACCATCGCCAAAGCTGCGTCACGCCTTCCATTTCGGGTGCTATCGGTGGACCCCGGCCAGCTCACCGCATCTATCGCGGTGGCGTCCGGCACGACCGGAGTCTGCCGCGATACGCCCGACAGCCGGGGCCGAGTGGTCCTGGCCCTGGTCGGCAGCGCCACTCCTATCACGCGTACCCAGATAAGGCGCCTCAAGGACTCGCTACCGAACGTAACTGTGGCAGTCGACGCCAAGGCTCTCGCGGAAGGAGAGCCGCCGCGCTCGAGTGCCATAGTAAAGGACGCTGTGGCGCGGGCGCTAGGCGCCATATCGACGAGGGCGTCTGGGGACATGGTGATCATCGTGACATCATCCTCGACCCAGGAGGACACTCTGGACTTGGCGGGTCTAGACAACGAGACGAACCGTGCCGTGGGCGCGTCGGCTGCCAACCTATGCTCCGGTCTCGGTCGAATCGCCGGGACGGTCTTGGAGAGCGCAAAGGGCGATATAGCTGGGATGTACGTGACAGGTGGGGACACTACGCTCGCAGTGCTCGAAGAGACGGGGGCCGCAGGCATAGAGGTCAGCATGGAGGTCTTGCCGCTTGCCGCCTTCGGGACAGTGGTCGGCGGGCCACACGAGGGGCTCAGGATCGTTACCAAGGGCGGGCTGGTCGGCGGAGAAGACGCGGCGGTGCGGTGCGTTCGCCATCTTCTGCAGCGTGACGCGGGGTGACGTGATGGCTTCGCGACAGCCCCGCGATGGCTCGTAGTGCGCCGGGCCGCAGACACGGAAGGCTCCACGGAAGGCTCAACAGAAGACTCCACGGAAGACTCAATTGAGAGGAATGACTTGCTCATGACCATAAGCACAGCCTCCGACGAAAAGCCGTTAGTAGGAATAACCATGGGCGATCCTGCAGGAGTGGGCCCAGAGATTGTAGTGAAGGCCCTCACGAACCGTGAGCTATACGACGTCTGCCTCCCAGTGGTCATCGGTGTGCCCGCACCCCTCGAGCGGGCAGCCTCGATTCTCGGGGCGCACGTCGACTTCAACCTCATCGACGTTCCGTCCGCGGGGAGGTTCCGACCGGGCACCATCGACGTGGTGCCGGCGGCTCACGATGAGAACGGCACGGTCGAATTCGGAAAGGTCCAGGCCGCCGCCGGCAGAATGGCCTACGAGTGTATAAGGCTCTCCAGTGAACTCGGTCTCGAGAAGGCGATTGACGCTGTGGCGACTGCCCCGATAAACAAGGAATCCATTAAGGCAGCGGGCATCCCATTCATAGGCCATACCGAGATGTACGCAAGCATGACGGGTGCTTCGTTTGCGCTCACGATGTTCACCGTGAGAAACCTTCGGGTCTTCTTCCTCACGCGTCACCTATCGCTGGCGGATGCCATCCGGGCTGTGACCAAGGAGCGAGTGTACGAAACGCTCAAGCAGGTCTCATTTGCACTAAGGGATCTAGGGTTCTCCAAACCAAGGATCGCAGTCGCCGGATTGAACCCACACTCGGGGGAGGGTGGTCTCTTCGGTTACGAGGAGATCCGCGAGATCGCCCCCGCAATCGAGCAGGCCCGGGCGGACGGGATCGACGCTTGCGGGCCCGTGAGCGCGGACACCGTCTTCCACCTGGGCCTCGAGGGCAAGTGGGACGCCATACTCTCTCTCTACCACGATCAAGGTCATATAGCGACCAAGACTCTCGACTTCGAGAGAACCGTCAGCGTCACGCTCGGCCTGCCCTTCCTAAGAACGTCCGTTGATCATGGCACGGCCTTTGACATAGCCGGCCGAGGCGTGGCCAGCGCTGTCAGCATGGAGGAGGCGATACGGGTAGCTGCGCGGTACTCGCACGTAAGAAGGGCGTAGTCGGGGACGAGAAAGAGTGCAAGGTGTAACCAGCCAAACTTTAGTCCGAGGAGGGGACAAGTATGCCTTCGGGAACCCAGATGATTGTAGGTCTCATCATCGGTGTTGCTGCTTTGGTCTACCTCATTCTCCGGACAAAGATCCATGCGTTTCTCGCTCTGATCATTGCCGCCGCCCTGGTCGGCCTGATCGGAGGCATGCCGGCTGCCGATGTGGCTAAGGCAATCACCACGGGCTTTGGCAACACCCTCGGGAGCATAGGCATCGTCATCGGCTTCGGAGTCATGATGGGACGAATCCTTGAGGTATCGGGGGCCGCGGAGAGGATGGCTCGAACCTTCTTGCGCTACCTCGGCCGTGACAAAGAGGAGTGGGCTCTCGCGGCCACGGGCTACGTTGTGTCGATTCCCATTTTCTGCGACTCCGGTTTCGTAATCCTGGCCCCAATTGCGAAAGCTCTCTCGAGTCGCACCGGCAAGTCTGTGGTAGCCCTCGGAGTCTCTCTCGCGGTGGGTCTTGTTGCGACCCATCACGCAGTTCCCCCTACACCCGGCCCACTGGCAGTAGCAGGGATTTTCGGGGTGGACGTCGGCCTCATGATTCTGTGGGGCATCATCTTCGCAGTTCCGGTCACTATCGCGGGAGTCATATACGCCAAGTGGCTCGGACGCAAGATTCCCCAGGTGCCGACAGCCGATGGGCTCGGATGGCAACGCTTCGCTGTAGGGTCCGGGCGTGCGCAGGTTACGGAGACTGCGGCAGCCAGCGAGGACGAGAAGGTGCTACCCGGCACGTTCGTCTCGTTTGCCCCGATCCTGGTCCCGGTGGTACTGATCCTGCTCAACACCGTTCTCACCGCAGCGAAAGCCGGCGGTTCGGTGGCCAACTTCCTGGTCTTCCTCGGTAACCCCATAATCGCGGTGGCGATCGGACTCGTCATTGCCATATACGGGCTGATGGGCCAGTCTCCGCGCAAGGACGTTCTAAGGCGTGTCGAGGAAGGCGTCGCGTCGGCGGGGATCATCATCTTGGTGACAGGCGCCGGAGGCGCTCTGGGTCAGGTGCTGAGGTCAAGTGGCGTGGGAGATTTCATAGCCCAGAAGATGGCGGGTTACTCCCTGCCGGCCGTCCTCCTTCCGTTTGCCGTCGCCACACTTGTCCGGCTGGTCCAGGGGAGCGGCACCGTTGCCATGATCACCTCGGCTTCCATCACGGCGCCGATTCTGGCCAATCTGAACGTCAATCCGGCCCTCGCAGCGCAGGCGGCGGCACTGGGCGCGATGGTATTCTCATACTTTAACGACAGCTACTTCTGGGTGGTCAACAGGCTACTGGGCATCGAGGATGTAAAGGAGCAGATCATGACCTGGTCGGTGCCGACGACGATCGGCTGGGCAGTATCGCTTGTCGCGCTCGTGATCGCCAGCTTCATCTTCTAGATGGTCCCCCGCGCCGAGCGTAACGCGACGTCGTCGGCGCCGGCGCAGCACGATGGCGGCGACCGCGCATATCCGGTCATACACTTGGAATGACGCCTCGACGAGCAAGTGCACGAGTGCACGCTGGCCCGCTTCGCGAGGCTGAGGCAGGAAGACGGGAAGGCCCCTCGACAAGGGCCTTCCCGTCCGGCGATCAAATGGCGCTTCGCAGTCCGGCCACAAACGCTTGCCCACGCGGCCGCGCTAGCCCACACGGCCGAGGCTGACAACTCCGATGTAGACGCGCCCCCCTCCCACTAGCATCCCGAGAGAAGTTGTTGGAGATCTTGGCACCGTATCAAAGGAATCTCGGAGACGGCGTAGAAGTATGTACTTGCCAAGGAACCGGTGTTTCGCTGAGAGAAACACCGTCCACAGCGTGGATTGCGCAGCCCAAGGTCGGTGCGACCAAACCGTGGTGGTCTGCATCTGAGAGGTGAAGCGGTAGTGTTGTCTGCTGGCAGGGTACTGGATCTGCTTGACTTGCTCTCGCGGTCAGGGCCACTTGGGGTCTCCGAGATAGCAAGAAGGATGGCTGTGCCGAAGACCGTCGCGTGGAGGCTGGCGGAGACCCTCCATGACAGGGGCTATGCAATCAAGGACCCGGACACCAGAAGGTACAGTCTGGGGCTCAAAGTCCTGGAGCTCAGTGCTTCGGTGCGCTATCGTCTGGAGATAGTGAAAGTCGCGCGGCCGTACATCGAGGAGCTGGTCGAGAAGTGCGACGAGACCGTTGACCTTGGGGTTTACGACAAGAACGAGGTGGTCTTCGTAGACAAGAAGGAATGTACGCGAAGCGTCAGGATGGTCTCCTCGATCGGCAGAAGACTTCCGCTGCACTGCACGGGCACCGGCAAGGCTCTCCTGGCCTTTCTTCCTGGCGGCGAGGTGGATAGGGTGATATCGCGAGGGCTGGTGAGGTACACGGACAACACCATTACCGAACCAGACGAGCTACGCCGCGAGCTTTCAAGAGTTAGAGCGGACGGGTACGCGGTGGACCGCCAGGAGTTCGAGATCGGCGTTAGGTGTGTGGCCGCTCCCGTCCTCGATCTTGACGGGAGGGCAGTGGCTGCCATCAGTATCGCGGGCCCGGCAGCCCGGATCACTGACGAGCGTATTCCTGCGCTTGCGGAGATGGTGAAAGAGGCCGCTGACGGAATCTCCAGGGATCTGCACGGCGATTTCGGCATGATAGAGCGCAGGACGATCCAGAGCAAGCCGGACGAAGGCGTCGAAGAGGGCACCTGAAACGGGTGTGCCCACATCTCACGAAACGGTGGTCGGACAAGGCGGTGGGAGCGTTGACTGGGAACGAAGTCGTATTCATCGCCCCGAACCGTGAACTTGAGATGGTCGCGCGAGAGGTAGTGCGCGAGCTGGGAGAGCCGATAACCATCGAGCTCGGGGTGCTGGCAGAGGGGGCCCGCATTGCCAAGGAAGCCGAGGAGAGAGGGGCGGGCGCTGTCATCAGCCGCGGCGGCACGACCGTTCTGATCCGGAAGGCCGGCTTGAGCATCCCGGTCATCGATGTCCGAGTTACGGGCTATGACATCATGCGTGCGCTTCACAGGGCGAAGCATTACGGGAATCACGTCGGTATCGTTGGCTTCTCGAACATAGTCAGAAACGTGGAGGACGCCGAGGACATTCTGGACATCCGAGTGCACAAGGAACAAGTATCCACGCCCGAGGAGATCGCGCCCGCCCTTGCAAGGCTCAGGGATCGCAAGGTCAAAGCTGTGGTCGGCGGGACCGAGGTGATCAAGAGGGCGGGAGACTACGGTATGGCGGGGGTGCTCCTATCCTCGGGAAAGGAGGCCGTCTTCGAGGCCATCAGCGAAGCCAAAACCGTTGTCTCGGCTCGTCGGCGGGAAATCGAACGCGCGGAACGGCTCCGTGCAATCCTAAGCGCGGTGTACAGCGGCGTCGTGGCCATCGATGCCACCGGGGTGGTGACCCTGTTCAATCCCTCGGCTGAGAGAATAACCGGGCTGAGAGCCGGCGACGTCATTGGAAGGCATGTCACCGAGGTGATCCCCAATACCAGGCTGCATTTGGTGTTGGAGAGGCGGGAGGCGGAGCTCGGGCAGATCCAGAGACTGGGACACACGACGATCATCACTAACAGGCTGCCCGTGGTCGTGAACGGCGAGGTCATCGGTGTCGTCGCCAGCTTTGAGGACGTCACCAAGATACAGAAGCTGGAGGAAACCATACGACACGAGCTGTACGCTCGCGGGCACGTGGCAAAGTACACATTTGACGATATAGTCGGGAGGAGCAAGGGGATTAAGGAGGCCATACGGCGGGCGAAGAGTTTTGCCGAGGTGGCCTCCACAATCGTCATCGAGGCCGAGACGGGAACGGGGAAGGAGATGTTTGCCCAGGCCATTCACCTAGCAAGCCCCAGGAGGCAGGGTCCTTTCGTGGCTGTGAACTGTGCGGCCTTGCCCGAGACTCTGCTGGAAAGCGAGTTGTTCGGGTATGCCCCAGGGGCGTTCACCGGCGCGAAGCAGGGCGGCAAGCCGGGCCTGTTCGAGGTGGCGCACGGAGGAACCATATTCCTCGATGAGATCGCGGAGACTTCCGTGGCGGTCCAGGCCAGGCTTCTGAGAGTGTTGCAGGAGAAGGAAGTAATGCGCGTCGGAGGCTACAAGGTGATCCCCATCGACGTGAGGATAATCGCCGCCACTAATAGGAAACTAGCGGACCTCGTGGCGCAGGGTCGGTTCCGCGAAGACCTGTTCTATCGTCTGGACGTGCTCAATCTCAGGATACCGCCCTTGCGTGAGCGCAGGGAGGACATACCGCTGCTCGTGGAACACTTCCTAAGGTCAGCGGCGTCCCGGATGAACAAGACCGTCAAGGGTATCTCAACTGAGGCTATCGAGGCCATGATGGAATACGACTGGCCTGGGAACGTGCGTCAATTGGAGAATACGGTAGAGCAACTGGTGGTTCTGAACGGCGAACACGTGATAGAGGCGTGGGAAGTAGAGGAAGTGATCGGCCGTATCCCGCATACACACCGCGCCTCCCAAGGGAGTGCAGAAGACGGCACGCCACTGTCGGAATCCACGCTGGAGGAGTTGGAGCGAGTCACGGTGATGAAGGTGCTAAGCGAGACGGGGTGGAACAAGGCAGCTGCGGCGCGAAGACTTGGCATCAGCAAGACCACACTGTGGAGGCGTCTGAAAGCGTGGGAGAAACGGTGCGCCTCGAGCTATGGAGGCTGGAAGGGCACAGTGTCGTGAAGGCTCCGGGCCATCCCGACTGAAGGATAGACACTTTGCCGTTCACGTCACGTGCGCGTCGGGCTCTTGAGGGGTGGCCGCAGGCGATTCCGCTCCTCGAGTGCGAAGAGGACAGGCATACCTTCACCTATTCGTCCCAGCGATCCTTGCCCAGATCCCCCACGCTACTTCGCAGCTCAACATCCAGCCTTGCGTTCTTCGCGTGTTCCATCAACTTTGACAGCGCGCCTGCGAAACTGATTCACGCGGTCAGCACGATGGACACTGTGCGGTTCAGCATGCAATCGCGCGGGTCCACAAGGTTCCAAAATGAACCCAAGCGCGGCTCTCCCGCGGGGGATGGACCTCTGTCTCTCGGCACGTCTTTCTCTCGAGGGCAGCGATTTTCGTGGGAAGCCGGTGCACCTCCGAGTAGCGCTTCGTACTTCAGGTCACGTCGGCACGGTTCTTGCGAAGCGAGACGTACGAAGGCGGGCGCAGCCGCCGTCGCATCTCGACACGGGGAAGAAAGTGATGGCGTGATGGAGGAACGCGCCGGAAATCACCGCCTTACGGTCGGGCGGGCGAAGCGGATATGTCAGGACATGCTCCGCGCTGCGGGCGTCCCCGAGCAAGACGCGGAGCTAATAGCGGATACGCTGGTGTTTGCTGAGCTCAGAGGCGTGACCTCTCACGGTCTGGTGAGGTTGGGTTCATACATCAGAAGGGTCAAGCTCGGACTCATGAACCCTGCAGCTGCGCCTCTTGTGATTCAAAGGAGCGCGTCCACCGCTCTCCTGGACGGCTGCAACGGGTTCGGCCAGGTTGTGACGATGAGGGCCATGAGCCTTGCCATCGAGATGGCAGGCGCCACGGGGGCTGCGGTCGTGGGCGTCAGGAACTCCAACCATTTCGGCGCTGCGGCTTACTACGTGATGGCCGCGGTAAACGTGGGAATGATCGGTCTGGTGTTGTCCAACTCCGCGCCTGCCATGGCTCCTTGGGGTGGTGCCGTGGCCATGATGGGAACGAATCCGCTGGCTGTGGGGATACCGGCCGGCGATGAGTCGCCCGTTGTGCTCGATATGGCGACGAGCGCTGTGGCCAGGGGCAAGATCAGATTGGCGGCCAAGAAGGGCGAGAAGATCCCTGAAGGGTGGGCGCTTGACGCCAAGGGGGAGCCGACTACGGACCCGGAAGAGGCTCTAGCCGGGACACTGCTGCCGGCAAGCGGACCGAAAGGATATGGACTGGCCTTTGTGATCGACGTGCTATCGGGGATCCTCACGGGCTCGGGTTTCGGTAGGACGGTGAGGCCACTCGACGATATGTCGGGGCCTGTCAGGGCGGGTCATCTGGTCGCTGCCATCAACGTTCAGGATTTCACGAGTGTGCCGGGGTTTAGGGCCGAAGTAGACGAGTTCATTCGCGAGATAAGGAACTGCCCCAGGGCTCCCGGTGTAGACAGAATATACGTTCCGGGCGAGATCGAGTCGGAAGCGGCACTTCGCCTGAGTAAGGAGGGCATAGCGGTGTCTAGCGCCGTGGCGGCAGACCTCAAAGCACTGGGCGCTGAGCTAGGGGTCGACCTGGCGTTCTGAACGCGACGTGCCGGGGGAGGGGCGCTGCGACCAGACACTGCTGAGGAAGGGGGAGCTTGACGTGGGACGGACTCTAGTAGTCAGGGTAAAGGACGTCGAAGGCGAGAGGAGGCTCCCTCCGAGGACTTCCAAGCTCCTGCTCTGTGAGGGCAGGGTCGGCATTAAAGGCATGTCGATGGGGTTCAACATTACCGAAGTGGGGAGCATGATTCCCGAACACGTACATGAGACGGAAGAAGAAGCCATGTTTCTCGTGAGCGGAAGGGCGAAGTTCGTCGTTGGCGACGAGGAGTACGACCTCGAGCCTGAGACCGCGTTCTTTGCGCCTGTGGGAGTGAAACACAAGGTCATCAACATCGGCGATGAGCCTCTGAAGATCGTTTGGGCGTACTCGCCGCCTTTGCCACAGCACAAATCGGTGAAGTAACAGACTTCGACCGCTCGGCTGCGGCGGGGAAGAAGGAGGCACAGCAGGTGGGGAGATGGCAACTACCCCCTGACGGGGGCCACATGGACAAGGCGGACGGCATCTACTTCCAGAACATGACGGGCAAGCAAGTCGCCGAAAGACTTACAAAGGACGACATCATCATCATACCTATCGGCAGCACCGAGTACCACGGCGCCAACGCCTGTTACGGAGAGGACACTTTCCTGGTCACCCGTATGGCGGAGCTTGTGGCGCAGAGAACGGGGTGCACGGTCTGCCAGCCTCTCTGGTTTGGGTCGCATCCCTACCCTCATCTTGGAATGCCTGGGACCGTTGTGGTTCCCGAGGATGTATTCGTGGGGATGATCCGTGCCGTGATAGCAGGGCTATGGAACGCGGGATTCAGGAAGCAGATCCTCCTGAACGGCCACGGCCAGGAGTACGTAATTCCAAACGCTCTCCACCAGTTTGCCAAGAGGTATCAGGTGCCAGCGATCCTTGTGAACGTGAACTGGCCGACGGTGATTCCGAACTACCTCAAGGATAAGCAACACGGAGGGCCGTTCGAGACACCATTCAGGCATGCGGACGAAGCTGAGACATCATACTCCCTTGCTCTGTTCCCGGAGATGATCAGGCAAGAGGATGCGGTGGACACCACTCCCCGAGGGTTCATGCCTCCTGAACATACCGACGTCGGAGGCGACATCATGCACCGGCCGATTCCCGGGCATTGCCAGGTCGGGTTCGGCGGCATCGAAGTCATCATGTATCCGGAGGGGGTCATCGGGAGGCCCACCCTGGCTGATGCGGAAAAGGCACGGCCAGGCCTCGAGACTCTCCTTGATTACCTTGTGAAGCTCCATGACGATATCCTGGCCAAGTTCCCTCCAGGTGTTCTTCCCCCTGCGGAGCTGGTCACCCAAAGGCCTAAGGAAGAGGTTGAAGCGCTCTTGAAAGGGCCGTTCAACGGTGGGAGACATCTCTACACCGTTGGGTGGCCAACTTGAGCGATGGCGATCTCGGAGCAACGGTTCCACAATGGGCACCCGCGAAAGGGGATGGGCACATGGCTGAGAAGGCGCTTCAAGGGATTCGGGTGATCGACTTCACACGAATGCTTGCGGGACCATTCTGC encodes:
- a CDS encoding Ldh family oxidoreductase; translated protein: MEERAGNHRLTVGRAKRICQDMLRAAGVPEQDAELIADTLVFAELRGVTSHGLVRLGSYIRRVKLGLMNPAAAPLVIQRSASTALLDGCNGFGQVVTMRAMSLAIEMAGATGAAVVGVRNSNHFGAAAYYVMAAVNVGMIGLVLSNSAPAMAPWGGAVAMMGTNPLAVGIPAGDESPVVLDMATSAVARGKIRLAAKKGEKIPEGWALDAKGEPTTDPEEALAGTLLPASGPKGYGLAFVIDVLSGILTGSGFGRTVRPLDDMSGPVRAGHLVAAINVQDFTSVPGFRAEVDEFIREIRNCPRAPGVDRIYVPGEIESEAALRLSKEGIAVSSAVAADLKALGAELGVDLAF
- a CDS encoding cupin domain-containing protein, which gives rise to MGRTLVVRVKDVEGERRLPPRTSKLLLCEGRVGIKGMSMGFNITEVGSMIPEHVHETEEEAMFLVSGRAKFVVGDEEYDLEPETAFFAPVGVKHKVINIGDEPLKIVWAYSPPLPQHKSVK
- a CDS encoding creatininase family protein, translating into MGRWQLPPDGGHMDKADGIYFQNMTGKQVAERLTKDDIIIIPIGSTEYHGANACYGEDTFLVTRMAELVAQRTGCTVCQPLWFGSHPYPHLGMPGTVVVPEDVFVGMIRAVIAGLWNAGFRKQILLNGHGQEYVIPNALHQFAKRYQVPAILVNVNWPTVIPNYLKDKQHGGPFETPFRHADEAETSYSLALFPEMIRQEDAVDTTPRGFMPPEHTDVGGDIMHRPIPGHCQVGFGGIEVIMYPEGVIGRPTLADAEKARPGLETLLDYLVKLHDDILAKFPPGVLPPAELVTQRPKEEVEALLKGPFNGGRHLYTVGWPT
- a CDS encoding IclR family transcriptional regulator, which gives rise to MLSAGRVLDLLDLLSRSGPLGVSEIARRMAVPKTVAWRLAETLHDRGYAIKDPDTRRYSLGLKVLELSASVRYRLEIVKVARPYIEELVEKCDETVDLGVYDKNEVVFVDKKECTRSVRMVSSIGRRLPLHCTGTGKALLAFLPGGEVDRVISRGLVRYTDNTITEPDELRRELSRVRADGYAVDRQEFEIGVRCVAAPVLDLDGRAVAAISIAGPAARITDERIPALAEMVKEAADGISRDLHGDFGMIERRTIQSKPDEGVEEGT
- a CDS encoding sigma 54-interacting transcriptional regulator, translated to MTGNEVVFIAPNRELEMVAREVVRELGEPITIELGVLAEGARIAKEAEERGAGAVISRGGTTVLIRKAGLSIPVIDVRVTGYDIMRALHRAKHYGNHVGIVGFSNIVRNVEDAEDILDIRVHKEQVSTPEEIAPALARLRDRKVKAVVGGTEVIKRAGDYGMAGVLLSSGKEAVFEAISEAKTVVSARRREIERAERLRAILSAVYSGVVAIDATGVVTLFNPSAERITGLRAGDVIGRHVTEVIPNTRLHLVLERREAELGQIQRLGHTTIITNRLPVVVNGEVIGVVASFEDVTKIQKLEETIRHELYARGHVAKYTFDDIVGRSKGIKEAIRRAKSFAEVASTIVIEAETGTGKEMFAQAIHLASPRRQGPFVAVNCAALPETLLESELFGYAPGAFTGAKQGGKPGLFEVAHGGTIFLDEIAETSVAVQARLLRVLQEKEVMRVGGYKVIPIDVRIIAATNRKLADLVAQGRFREDLFYRLDVLNLRIPPLRERREDIPLLVEHFLRSAASRMNKTVKGISTEAIEAMMEYDWPGNVRQLENTVEQLVVLNGEHVIEAWEVEEVIGRIPHTHRASQGSAEDGTPLSESTLEELERVTVMKVLSETGWNKAAAARRLGISKTTLWRRLKAWEKRCASSYGGWKGTVS